One window of Thermocoleostomius sinensis A174 genomic DNA carries:
- a CDS encoding energy-coupling factor transporter transmembrane component T family protein gives MDLLRSLPIGLYLEQPISWLHTLDARVKLGWLLSFLLTPIAASPEWRLSLVGWLFLLTLLSLLPFRVWQRQLGLILLFSLLLFIVTMFAPDGITVSKQPRLPNNELVVQSTSLPANATPPLSESTPSEQPSPNSLSEIEEPVQLPQPTGYRYVLFHKGAIRITRRSLELAIRLSTLTFVLIYSTNLFLMTTAPEEITAGIDNLMQPLRRFNIPVTEIVLTLTLSLRFIPLVLEEVQNLVRSVRTRAINWKKLGFRGSMQVWTMIAERLIDNLLVRAEQIASAMQVRGFTSPNQHRVQWHQSRLRLRDWFAIVGIGVFWSARWLVGS, from the coding sequence ATGGACTTACTACGATCGCTACCGATCGGGCTGTATTTAGAACAACCTATTAGCTGGTTGCATACTTTAGATGCACGGGTCAAGTTAGGATGGTTGCTGAGCTTTCTCCTGACCCCCATCGCTGCGAGTCCAGAATGGCGACTATCGCTAGTGGGTTGGCTTTTTCTGTTGACACTATTGTCTCTGTTGCCCTTTCGCGTTTGGCAACGGCAACTGGGCTTAATTCTATTGTTTAGCTTACTGTTGTTTATAGTGACAATGTTTGCGCCCGACGGGATTACGGTGTCTAAGCAACCGCGCCTTCCCAACAACGAACTGGTGGTTCAATCAACTTCCCTGCCTGCCAATGCCACCCCTCCCCTCAGCGAATCGACGCCATCTGAGCAACCCTCCCCCAATTCACTCTCTGAAATTGAAGAGCCAGTGCAGCTACCACAGCCAACTGGATATCGCTATGTTCTATTTCACAAAGGTGCCATTCGGATTACGCGCCGATCGCTAGAATTGGCGATTCGACTGTCAACCCTGACGTTTGTTTTGATCTACAGCACTAACCTGTTTTTAATGACCACTGCTCCTGAGGAAATCACCGCTGGTATCGATAATTTGATGCAACCCTTGCGACGATTTAACATTCCAGTCACCGAGATTGTCTTAACTCTGACGTTGTCCTTGCGCTTTATTCCTCTAGTCTTAGAAGAAGTGCAAAATCTGGTGCGATCCGTTCGGACTCGGGCGATTAATTGGAAAAAGCTAGGGTTTCGTGGCTCCATGCAAGTATGGACAATGATTGCAGAACGATTGATCGACAACCTGCTAGTTCGAGCCGAGCAGATTGCCAGCGCCATGCAAGTACGTGGTTTTACGAGTCCTAATCAGCACCGGGTACAATGGCACCAATCTCGGTTGCGCTTACGCGATTGGTTTGCGATCGTGGGGATCGGTGTTTTTTGGAGCGCTCGCTGGCTGGTTGGCAGTTAA
- the pipX gene encoding transcriptional coactivator PipX, with translation MNPETYLNHPTFGLLFRVCLIEEHRELFATLYAQRLFFVVTTEANGIRFEPIGRADARILVESRLRDLRRSGQHQEYTQLQVTHKQTFQ, from the coding sequence ATGAACCCTGAAACCTACTTAAACCATCCGACATTTGGTCTGCTATTTCGAGTTTGTTTGATTGAAGAACATCGAGAGTTATTTGCTACTCTATATGCTCAGCGGCTGTTTTTTGTTGTCACCACTGAAGCAAACGGTATTCGGTTTGAGCCAATTGGCCGAGCAGATGCACGTATTTTGGTAGAAAGCCGTTTGAGAGATCTTCGTCGCAGTGGACAGCATCAGGAATATACTCAGCTTCAGGTGACTCATAAGCAAACGTTCCAATGA
- a CDS encoding YggS family pyridoxal phosphate-dependent enzyme yields the protein MTHFLKAEQLADRLREIRQTLPASVKLIAVTKQVPVELMRIAYELGIRDFGESRIQEASTKQAQLRDLADVTWHLIGHLQSNKAAKALELFEWIHSVDNLKLANRLNQLAKTCCRKPNICLQVKLLPDPNKYGWNPTDLLTDLPDLNQCTHLNIVGLMAIPPYGLEPAQTLSVFQQTQQLAEQIRQQNWPNLQMQQLSMGMSDDYLLAIEAGSTMVRLGRTLFGERPSNEQ from the coding sequence ATGACGCACTTCCTCAAAGCTGAACAATTGGCCGATCGCTTGCGCGAAATTCGACAGACATTACCCGCTTCAGTGAAGCTGATCGCGGTCACTAAACAAGTCCCTGTGGAACTAATGCGGATTGCCTATGAGCTTGGTATCCGCGACTTTGGTGAGAGTCGTATCCAAGAAGCTAGCACCAAACAAGCACAACTGCGTGACTTAGCTGATGTTACCTGGCACTTGATTGGTCATTTACAAAGTAATAAAGCAGCAAAAGCGTTGGAGTTGTTTGAATGGATACATTCAGTGGATAACTTAAAACTTGCAAACCGTTTGAATCAATTGGCCAAAACCTGTTGTAGGAAGCCAAATATTTGCTTACAAGTAAAGCTCTTGCCTGATCCCAATAAGTATGGATGGAATCCAACCGATTTGTTAACAGACTTGCCAGACTTAAATCAATGTACTCATCTCAATATCGTTGGACTCATGGCAATTCCTCCCTATGGATTGGAGCCAGCCCAAACTCTGTCTGTGTTTCAACAAACTCAACAACTTGCTGAGCAGATTCGTCAGCAGAACTGGCCTAATCTTCAGATGCAGCAGCTTTCAATGGGCATGTCTGACGATTACTTGTTGGCGATCGAGGCAGGATCAACCATGGTGCGATTAGGACGAACGCTATTTGGTGAACGGCCGTCAAATGAACAATAG
- a CDS encoding cell division protein SepF, whose amino-acid sequence MSNIFSKLRDFVGLNDPVDYEYEYAEVDGEEYRNLYQEEHPQPATTIPEEEPRRRRLRERMTLSNETSGVGTVSNVIGMPGAVNGMSEVVVMEPRSFEEMPQAIRALRERKSVVLNLTIMDPDQAQRAVDFIAGGTYAIDGHQERIGESIFLFTPNCVQVSTQLTPDMVTPQPQMRPRATPTPAWTADQARMA is encoded by the coding sequence GTGAGCAATATCTTTTCTAAACTAAGAGATTTTGTTGGGCTGAATGATCCCGTAGATTATGAGTATGAATATGCTGAAGTAGACGGGGAAGAGTACCGCAATCTCTACCAAGAAGAACATCCTCAGCCAGCAACGACGATTCCTGAAGAAGAACCGCGGCGGCGGCGGCTACGTGAGCGTATGACCCTTTCGAACGAAACATCTGGAGTTGGGACTGTGAGCAATGTAATTGGAATGCCCGGTGCAGTGAATGGAATGTCTGAAGTTGTGGTGATGGAGCCTCGTAGCTTTGAAGAAATGCCGCAAGCCATTCGGGCACTGCGCGAACGGAAATCGGTGGTGTTGAATTTAACAATTATGGACCCCGATCAAGCGCAACGGGCGGTGGATTTTATCGCTGGTGGCACCTACGCGATCGATGGTCATCAAGAGCGGATTGGCGAAAGCATTTTCTTGTTCACCCCCAACTGTGTTCAGGTCAGTACGCAATTGACCCCAGACATGGTAACACCTCAACCGCAAATGCGTCCGCGCGCCACCCCCACTCCTGCCTGGACAGCCGATCAAGCTAGAATGGCCTAA
- the proC gene encoding pyrroline-5-carboxylate reductase has protein sequence MTAKLGIIGGGVMAEALLSRLISRGTHQAQDVWVSEPLPSRRDFLAQQYGIHATGDNQAVVAEVDVLLLAIKPQVFQSVVDALMPPAAASEQLVISILAGVSIQKLEAAFPGQPVIRTMPNTPATIGAGMTAITPGHQANPNHVQIAQQIFAAVGEVVEVPESMMDAVTGLSGSGPGYVAVMIEALIDGGVAAGLPRAIATQLAIQTVRGTAELLQTQSLHPAVLKDRVTSPGGTTIAGIAHLEQAGFRSAIIEAVRAAYRRSQELGR, from the coding sequence TTGACAGCAAAACTTGGGATTATTGGCGGCGGGGTAATGGCTGAAGCGTTGTTGTCCCGCCTTATTTCACGGGGAACCCATCAAGCACAAGACGTTTGGGTAAGCGAACCATTACCATCACGTCGAGACTTTTTGGCGCAACAATATGGCATTCACGCTACGGGTGATAATCAGGCGGTGGTGGCTGAGGTAGACGTGCTGTTGTTGGCAATTAAGCCCCAGGTGTTTCAATCCGTTGTGGATGCACTTATGCCACCAGCTGCCGCTTCGGAGCAATTAGTCATCTCTATTCTGGCAGGCGTGTCAATTCAAAAACTAGAAGCGGCCTTTCCAGGACAACCAGTGATCCGCACGATGCCCAACACTCCCGCTACGATCGGAGCAGGCATGACGGCGATTACACCCGGACATCAAGCCAATCCTAACCATGTGCAAATAGCGCAACAGATTTTTGCGGCGGTAGGAGAGGTAGTAGAAGTACCAGAGTCGATGATGGATGCTGTCACTGGGCTTTCAGGATCAGGACCTGGCTATGTAGCGGTGATGATTGAGGCGTTGATTGATGGTGGGGTAGCAGCGGGGTTGCCACGAGCTATTGCCACTCAACTCGCGATTCAAACAGTGCGCGGTACGGCTGAATTATTGCAAACCCAATCGTTGCATCCGGCAGTTCTGAAAGATCGGGTAACTAGTCCAGGAGGAACTACGATCGCAGGGATTGCCCACTTGGAACAAGCAGGGTTTCGATCGGCAATCATCGAGGCAGTGCGAGCAGCCTATCGTCGATCGCAAGAATTGGGGCGGTAG
- the mltA gene encoding murein transglycosylase A has translation MKRFIYVCLAVTVTLALALSLATSRAEETLIPLEQVNMASEAGDDDFVDLLGFDDQLWGEAVGETGDRAALQTAIAYSLNYLQTSEAAADYANYDAIPAFTRDRVYRTLARFQQLLADSTSAAELQASVRQAFDLYRSIGVDGQGTVQFTGYFEPIYAASRTPTAEFRYPLYALPPDLNRWTQPHPTRRQLEGSHGQPALRLLQGLELVWLRDRLEAYLVQVQGSAQLQLTDGTIMSVGYAGRTDYPYVSVGRELVNDGKIAEAELSLPAVIDYFRQHPAEVDHYILRNNRFIFFRETTGSPAIGSLGVPVTPERSIATDKSLMPPGALALIQTQIPYSEPNGTLTPRLVSRYVLDQDTGGAIRGPGRVDIFMGSGEQAGDRAGLINGPGQLYYLLLKR, from the coding sequence ATGAAACGCTTCATCTACGTTTGTCTTGCTGTTACCGTTACCCTTGCCCTGGCTTTGAGTCTGGCTACCTCCAGAGCCGAGGAGACGCTGATTCCTCTAGAGCAAGTAAATATGGCCAGCGAAGCAGGAGATGATGACTTTGTAGATCTCTTAGGATTCGATGATCAACTGTGGGGAGAAGCTGTTGGAGAAACAGGCGATCGAGCCGCTTTACAAACTGCAATTGCCTATTCGCTGAACTACTTGCAAACCTCTGAAGCGGCAGCAGACTATGCCAACTATGATGCTATCCCAGCCTTTACTCGCGATCGGGTTTACCGCACCTTAGCACGATTTCAACAGCTTTTAGCGGATAGCACTTCAGCCGCCGAATTGCAAGCTTCGGTACGCCAGGCGTTTGATCTGTACCGCTCGATCGGCGTTGATGGTCAAGGGACGGTGCAATTTACTGGCTACTTTGAACCCATTTATGCTGCTAGCCGCACACCCACCGCTGAATTTCGCTATCCACTGTATGCCCTGCCGCCCGATCTCAATCGTTGGACTCAACCCCATCCTACTCGTCGCCAACTCGAGGGTTCCCATGGACAACCAGCCCTCAGACTACTGCAAGGATTAGAACTGGTGTGGTTGCGCGATCGACTAGAAGCTTATTTGGTACAAGTGCAAGGCTCGGCCCAACTACAACTCACTGATGGCACCATTATGTCGGTCGGTTATGCCGGGCGCACCGATTACCCTTATGTCAGCGTGGGTCGAGAGTTGGTAAACGATGGCAAAATTGCTGAAGCTGAATTGAGCCTGCCTGCGGTCATTGATTATTTTCGGCAACATCCGGCTGAGGTGGATCACTATATTCTGCGCAACAATCGCTTTATCTTTTTTCGGGAAACAACGGGATCACCTGCTATAGGCAGCTTGGGAGTTCCAGTGACACCAGAGCGATCGATCGCCACCGATAAGTCCCTCATGCCACCCGGAGCCTTGGCGCTGATTCAAACTCAAATTCCCTATTCTGAACCCAACGGCACCCTGACTCCACGCTTGGTCAGCCGCTATGTATTGGATCAAGATACCGGTGGAGCCATTCGTGGCCCAGGTCGAGTGGATATTTTTATGGGATCAGGAGAGCAAGCGGGCGATCGGGCGGGGCTGATTAACGGCCCAGGTCAACTTTACTATCTTTTGTTGAAACGATGA
- a CDS encoding cation:proton antiporter, which produces MDAALTITLQMVIAVIAGISAQVLADYLKVPSIVFLLLFGILLGSDGLDMLHPHLLGTGLEVIVALSVALILFEGGLNLELRDLGKVSGSLRNLVTFGSLITLLGGGMAAHWLSEFPWTIAFLYAALVVVTGPTVISPLLKQVKVDRQVAALLEGEGVLIDPVGAILAVVVLNIILNGAADPLDVIGGLFLRLGIGGGIGAAGGWLLGFTLQRAKLLSDDLKNLVVLASIWGLYSLAQMIRSEAGLMATVVTGIVLGTFSLPEVRALRRFKGQLTILAVSVLFILLSADLSIASIVALGWGALFTVMTLMFVVRPINIWLCTWNSNLNWRQKLFMCWVAPRGIVSASVASLFAILLTERGINGGDSIKALVFLTILSTVFLQGLSARWVARLLGITSTQATGAVIVGCSPLSLLIARVFRDRGESVVLIDTDQEACEEALQQNFKVLTSSALDVKALEEAGLASAGTFLAMTNNGEVNLVLAQRATEEFQPPRVLAVFPSEAQASTQTNALKIQQAFTAQMSLKTWNRYLEDKAIKLGETTLRESGLLFQQAHLKALIRAGELVPILMEREDRLQVMPATEEWQPGDRIIYLLHDPRPKLLRQLAGGNNQADLVLEKLPRVEEIPITATLSLDAGK; this is translated from the coding sequence ATGGACGCAGCACTTACGATTACCCTGCAAATGGTCATTGCTGTGATCGCAGGTATCAGTGCCCAAGTTTTAGCCGATTACTTAAAAGTTCCCAGCATTGTATTTCTATTGCTGTTTGGAATTCTATTAGGGTCGGATGGGCTAGATATGCTTCATCCCCACTTGCTGGGTACTGGGCTAGAGGTGATTGTGGCTCTCTCGGTAGCGCTGATCTTGTTTGAAGGTGGACTGAACCTCGAATTGCGCGATTTGGGTAAGGTGTCGGGCAGTTTGCGCAATTTGGTAACGTTTGGGTCGTTGATTACGCTATTGGGCGGTGGTATGGCAGCCCATTGGCTCAGCGAGTTTCCTTGGACGATCGCCTTTCTCTACGCCGCGCTAGTCGTTGTGACGGGTCCTACAGTCATTAGTCCGTTGCTGAAGCAGGTGAAGGTCGATCGCCAGGTGGCGGCGTTGCTGGAAGGAGAAGGCGTGCTGATTGACCCAGTCGGTGCCATTCTAGCCGTGGTGGTGCTCAACATTATTCTCAACGGAGCCGCTGATCCATTAGATGTCATCGGTGGATTATTTTTGCGGCTCGGAATTGGCGGTGGAATTGGAGCCGCCGGGGGATGGCTGTTAGGTTTTACGCTTCAGCGAGCGAAACTGCTCTCGGATGATCTGAAGAATTTAGTAGTATTAGCTAGCATTTGGGGACTGTATAGCTTGGCACAGATGATCCGCAGTGAAGCGGGACTGATGGCCACCGTCGTTACTGGAATTGTATTAGGAACCTTCTCGCTGCCAGAAGTCCGAGCGTTGCGCCGGTTTAAAGGTCAGTTAACGATCCTGGCTGTCTCTGTACTGTTCATCTTGCTGTCGGCTGATTTGTCGATCGCCAGTATTGTGGCGTTGGGCTGGGGAGCCTTGTTCACGGTTATGACGCTGATGTTTGTGGTTCGCCCCATCAATATCTGGCTTTGTACTTGGAATAGCAATCTCAACTGGCGGCAGAAGCTATTTATGTGTTGGGTGGCTCCTAGAGGCATTGTCTCGGCCTCAGTAGCTTCTCTGTTTGCCATTTTGCTGACTGAACGCGGCATCAATGGGGGCGATTCTATTAAAGCACTCGTGTTTCTGACGATTCTGTCTACTGTGTTTTTACAAGGATTATCGGCTCGTTGGGTAGCCCGCCTATTGGGGATTACCTCAACGCAAGCAACCGGAGCAGTGATTGTGGGCTGTAGCCCCCTCAGTTTGTTAATTGCCCGCGTGTTTCGCGATCGGGGTGAATCCGTTGTATTGATTGATACCGATCAGGAAGCCTGTGAAGAAGCCTTGCAGCAGAACTTTAAAGTGCTTACTAGTAGTGCTCTAGATGTGAAAGCGTTAGAGGAAGCAGGGCTGGCGTCAGCTGGAACTTTTCTAGCGATGACCAATAACGGCGAGGTGAACCTGGTGTTGGCACAACGAGCGACTGAAGAATTTCAACCACCTAGAGTGCTGGCTGTCTTTCCCAGTGAGGCCCAAGCATCTACCCAGACCAATGCGCTTAAGATTCAGCAAGCCTTTACGGCTCAGATGTCCTTAAAAACCTGGAATCGCTATTTAGAGGACAAGGCAATTAAATTAGGCGAAACAACTCTACGTGAGTCTGGGCTACTGTTTCAACAGGCCCATTTGAAAGCGTTGATTCGCGCCGGAGAATTAGTGCCAATTTTGATGGAACGAGAGGATCGCCTCCAAGTTATGCCAGCAACCGAAGAGTGGCAGCCAGGCGATCGCATTATTTACCTGCTTCACGATCCGCGTCCGAAACTATTGCGACAACTGGCAGGAGGAAATAATCAAGCTGATTTAGTCCTGGAAAAACTGCCCAGAGTCGAAGAAATTCCCATTACAGCCACCTTATCGTTGGATGCAGGAAAATAA
- the panB gene encoding 3-methyl-2-oxobutanoate hydroxymethyltransferase — MAITTQQLIRFKKEGRPIVALTAWDYLFAQLLDQAAIDVVLVGDSMAMVALGYDTTIPLTLDETIHHAKAVRRGVKQALLVVDLPFLSYQESPEQALRSAGRVFKETGAQAVKMEGGYEAIVESTARLVQAGIPVMAHVGLTPQSVHQFGGFRQQGKTPEAGDRILQEAIALEQAGAFSIILEHIPADLAQRISQKLTIPTIGIGAGPHCNGQVLVTADLLGLSNWQPPFAKSYANLREIVTEAVQSFGNEVRQHQFPIEKPQR; from the coding sequence ATGGCAATTACAACCCAACAACTGATTCGCTTCAAGAAAGAAGGACGCCCGATCGTGGCCCTTACTGCTTGGGATTATCTGTTCGCACAACTGCTCGATCAGGCGGCGATCGATGTGGTGTTGGTGGGTGACTCGATGGCGATGGTAGCGCTAGGCTATGACACCACCATTCCTCTCACTCTAGATGAAACCATTCATCATGCTAAAGCGGTGCGGCGCGGCGTTAAGCAGGCCCTGCTGGTGGTAGACCTACCGTTTTTGAGCTATCAAGAAAGTCCAGAACAAGCACTGCGATCGGCGGGCCGGGTTTTTAAAGAAACCGGGGCTCAGGCGGTAAAAATGGAGGGCGGGTATGAGGCGATCGTCGAGTCTACTGCACGATTAGTCCAGGCAGGCATTCCGGTCATGGCTCATGTCGGACTTACTCCGCAGTCGGTGCATCAATTCGGTGGCTTTCGGCAACAGGGAAAAACCCCAGAAGCAGGCGATCGAATTTTGCAGGAGGCAATCGCCCTCGAACAAGCAGGTGCTTTCTCGATTATCTTGGAACACATTCCAGCCGACTTAGCCCAGCGTATTAGCCAAAAGTTGACGATTCCGACGATCGGTATCGGTGCAGGTCCACACTGCAACGGTCAAGTGCTAGTGACCGCAGATTTGCTGGGGCTATCCAACTGGCAGCCACCGTTTGCTAAGTCCTATGCCAACTTGCGAGAAATCGTCACCGAAGCTGTGCAGAGCTTTGGCAATGAAGTACGGCAGCATCAGTTTCCGATCGAAAAACCACAACGTTAA
- the msrP gene encoding protein-methionine-sulfoxide reductase catalytic subunit MsrP, with the protein MVFLRSPKPWQLPEQVVTSEAAFLSRRRLLKGLIGAGVAGVALPLTGCQQQVITDGVPTQGTKGLAAARNPNFTEVDRSLTNEQLAATYNNFYEFGNSKHIWQNAQALPTEPWKVEVTGLVNNPRTYDLDDLLNTFPLEERIYRFRCVEAWAMVVPWIGFPMNAILKEVEPTSQAKFVRFTSYYDPKVTKGPTFPPSQFLPFPYTEGLRIEEMANDLAFFAVGIYGHTLPKQHGAPIRAVLPWKYGFKGAKSIVKIEFVETQPATFWNTISPNEYKFEANVEPDIPHPRWSQRKERLVGPGASIYDWEEVPTIIYNGYGEYVAGLYS; encoded by the coding sequence ATGGTGTTTCTTCGTAGTCCTAAACCTTGGCAACTACCGGAGCAAGTAGTCACTTCAGAGGCGGCCTTTCTTAGTCGTCGTCGGTTGCTCAAAGGCTTGATTGGTGCAGGCGTTGCAGGTGTAGCGCTGCCATTGACAGGTTGTCAGCAACAAGTCATAACCGATGGTGTACCTACCCAAGGAACGAAAGGTTTGGCGGCTGCTCGGAATCCTAACTTTACTGAGGTAGATCGATCGCTCACAAATGAGCAACTAGCTGCCACTTACAACAACTTTTATGAATTCGGTAATTCCAAGCACATTTGGCAAAACGCTCAGGCGCTGCCCACCGAACCGTGGAAAGTCGAAGTGACTGGGTTGGTGAACAATCCCCGCACTTATGATCTCGATGATTTGCTGAATACCTTTCCCTTAGAGGAGCGCATTTATCGCTTTCGCTGCGTTGAAGCGTGGGCAATGGTTGTTCCTTGGATCGGGTTTCCTATGAACGCCATTCTTAAAGAAGTCGAGCCAACCTCCCAAGCAAAATTTGTGCGCTTTACATCTTACTATGACCCCAAAGTCACTAAAGGCCCTACCTTCCCACCGTCGCAGTTTTTACCCTTTCCTTACACGGAAGGATTACGGATTGAGGAAATGGCGAACGACCTGGCCTTTTTTGCGGTGGGCATTTATGGGCATACCCTACCCAAACAACACGGTGCTCCCATCCGGGCGGTGCTGCCGTGGAAGTATGGCTTTAAGGGCGCTAAATCGATCGTCAAAATTGAATTTGTTGAAACTCAACCTGCGACTTTCTGGAACACCATCAGCCCAAATGAGTACAAATTTGAAGCTAACGTTGAACCAGACATTCCCCATCCCCGCTGGTCGCAACGCAAGGAACGGTTGGTAGGACCAGGAGCCTCGATTTATGATTGGGAGGAAGTCCCCACAATCATCTACAACGGCTATGGTGAGTATGTCGCAGGTTTATATAGCTAA
- a CDS encoding Hsp20/alpha crystallin family protein, with translation MAMIHWAPIREIENLQREMNQLFDTLAPTASNRSNGNNGLAFVPAAELSETQEAIHLRVELPGMDAKELDVQVMAEAVSISGERKAEARSEQNGVMRSEFRYGKFQRVIPLPTRVQNDKVEANYTNGVLSLTLPKVDAEKNRVVKVTLG, from the coding sequence ATGGCGATGATTCATTGGGCACCAATTCGGGAAATTGAGAATCTTCAACGAGAAATGAATCAGTTGTTTGATACCTTGGCACCAACTGCAAGCAATCGCTCAAATGGCAACAATGGTCTGGCGTTTGTACCCGCCGCAGAACTTTCTGAGACTCAAGAGGCGATTCACCTCAGGGTCGAACTGCCTGGTATGGACGCCAAAGAGTTAGATGTTCAGGTCATGGCCGAAGCGGTATCAATTAGTGGAGAGCGCAAAGCCGAAGCTCGATCGGAACAGAATGGGGTAATGCGATCTGAGTTTCGCTATGGCAAGTTTCAGCGCGTGATTCCGCTTCCTACGCGAGTTCAAAACGATAAAGTTGAAGCGAATTACACCAATGGTGTTCTATCTTTGACCTTGCCCAAGGTCGATGCCGAAAAAAATCGCGTTGTTAAAGTCACCTTAGGGTGA
- a CDS encoding DUF3155 domain-containing protein: MARRRKRKSRRRLEGRRILEMVPQYSIESGEDKPVTAARKFIHAEGIVPPALLLVKRNEHTTDRYFWAEKGLFGAQYVEENHFLFPSLRVMEEESDGIAVGAKR, encoded by the coding sequence TTGGCAAGGAGACGTAAGCGTAAAAGCCGTCGTCGCTTAGAAGGGCGCAGAATTTTGGAGATGGTGCCTCAATATAGCATTGAAAGCGGCGAAGATAAGCCTGTTACAGCGGCCCGGAAGTTCATCCACGCTGAAGGCATTGTGCCACCAGCCTTACTGTTGGTCAAGCGCAACGAGCACACAACAGATCGGTATTTTTGGGCTGAAAAGGGACTCTTCGGCGCTCAATATGTTGAAGAGAACCATTTTCTGTTCCCTAGCCTGCGCGTCATGGAAGAGGAATCTGACGGGATTGCGGTAGGTGCTAAGCGGTAA